In a single window of the Mus musculus strain C57BL/6J chromosome 6, GRCm38.p6 C57BL/6J genome:
- the Tcf7l1 gene encoding transcription factor 7-like 1 isoform X1, with amino-acid sequence MPKYLQMKWPLLDVPSSATVKDTRSPSPAHLYGDPARWMVPPTFRSNKVPVVQHPHHMHPLTPLITYSNDHFSPASPPTHLSPEIDPKTGIPRPPHPSELSPYYPLSPGAVGQIPHPLGWLVPQQGQPMYSLPPGGFRHPYPALAMNASMSSLVSSRFPHMVAPAHPGLPTSGIPHPAIVSPIVKQEPAAPSLSPAVSAKSPVTVKKEEEKKPHVKKPLNAFMLYMKEMRAKVVAECTLKESAAINQILGRKWHNLSREEQAKYYELARKERQLHAQLYPTWSARDNYGKKKKRKREKQLSQTQSQQQIQEAEGALASKSKKPCIQYLPPEKPCDSPASSHGSTLDSPATPSAALASPAAPAATHSEQAQPLSLTTKPEARAQLALHSAAFLSAKAAASNSSQMGSQPPLLSRPLPLGSMPAALLTSPPTFPATLHAHQALPVLQAQPLSLVTKSAH; translated from the exons tCCAACAAAGTTCCTGTTGTTCAGCACCCTCATCACATGCACCCGCTGACACCTCTCATCACCTACAGCAACGACCACTTCTCCCCTGCGTCCCCTCCCACGCATCTGTCCCCAGAGATCGACCCAAAGACAG GAATCCCCCGGCCCCCTCATCCATCTGAGCTGTCACCGTATTACCCACTGTCTCCAGGAGCTGTCGGACAAATCCCCCATCCCCTCGGCTGGCTCGTCCCACA GCAAGGGCAGCCCATGTACTCTCTCCCTCCGGGTGGTTTCCGGCATCCTTACCCTGCCCTCGCCATGAACGCTTCAATGTCCAG CCTGGTCTCAAGCCGGTTCCCACACATGGTGGCTCCTGCCCATCCTGGTCTGCCCACCTCAGGAATCCCCCACCCTGCCATCGTCTCCCCCATTGTGAAGCAGGAGCCAGCAGCCCCCAGCCTGAGCCCTGCAGTGAGTGC GAAATCCCCAGTTACggtgaagaaggaagaggagaagaaacctCACGTGAAAAAGCCCCTGAATGCCTTCATGTTGTATATGAAGGAGATGAGGGCCAAGGTGGTGGCCGAGTGTACCCTGAAGGAAAGTGCAGCCATTAACCAAATCCTGGGAAGAAAG TGGCACAACCTGTCAAGAGAAGAACAGGCCAAATACTATGAGCTTGCCCGGAAAGAACGGCAGCTTCACGCGCAGCTCTACCCAACCTGGTCAGCCCGGGACAACTAT gggaagaagaagaagaggaagagagaaaagcagcTGTCACAGACACAGTCTCAGCAGCAAATCCAAGAGGCAGAGG GTGCTCTGGCCTCTAAGAGCAAGAAGCCATGCATTCAGTACCTGCCCCCTGAGAAGCCTTGTGATAGCCCTGCGTCTTCCCATGGCAGCACGCTGGACTCCCCTGCGACGCCCTCCGCAGCCTTGGCCTCACCAGCTGCCCCTGCGGCTACCCACTCCGAGCAAGCGCAGCCCCTGTCGCTCACCACCAAACCGGAGGCCCGGGCCCAGCTGGCTCTCCACTCCGCTGCCTTCCTGTCGGCTAAGGCGGCCGCCAGCAACTCCAGCCAGATGGGCAGCCAGCCCCCACTCCTATCCAGGCCCTTGCCCTTGGGCTCTATGCCCGCCGCTCTGCTGACCTCTCCCCCTACTTTCCCAGCTACGCTCCATGCCCACCAGGCCCTCCCCGTGCTACAGGCCCAGCCTCTTTCCTTGGTCACCAAGTCTGCCCACTAA